The Nitrososphaerales archaeon genome contains a region encoding:
- the ureG gene encoding urease accessory protein UreG: MDSKNVSRLGIAGPVGSGKTMLIEQMIPRLVTKGYKPAIISNDVISKEDAARIRSRLSMEKKVIPEDLVIGIATGGCPHTAIREDPSMNIAVINELESKYNDLDLIVIESGGDNITTTFSPALADYFIYIIDVAGGDKYPRKGGLGITSCDLLLINKIDLAPYVGADLNVMENDARAIRGKKPFMFVNCKTGEGIDDVVKCVIHDLLFDFPPKNVLRKETRNV, from the coding sequence ATGGATTCTAAAAATGTATCAAGGCTTGGAATCGCAGGACCCGTAGGCTCAGGTAAGACAATGCTTATCGAACAGATGATCCCAAGGTTAGTGACAAAGGGCTACAAACCGGCAATAATTTCTAACGATGTAATCTCTAAGGAAGATGCTGCTAGGATAAGATCGCGTTTGTCAATGGAGAAAAAAGTGATACCGGAAGATCTGGTCATAGGCATAGCAACCGGAGGCTGTCCTCACACTGCGATACGAGAAGATCCATCAATGAACATCGCAGTTATCAATGAACTTGAATCTAAATACAATGATCTGGATCTCATTGTAATTGAGAGCGGAGGGGATAATATTACAACGACGTTCAGCCCTGCGCTTGCTGATTACTTCATCTACATCATAGATGTTGCTGGAGGGGACAAGTATCCGAGAAAAGGAGGTTTAGGCATAACTAGTTGTGATCTATTACTGATAAACAAGATAGATTTGGCGCCTTATGTTGGAGCAGACCTTAATGTTATGGAGAATGATGCCAGAGCAATAAGGGGGAAGAAACCATTCATGTTCGTGAACTGTAAAACTGGAGAAGGTATCGATGATGTAGTTAAATGTGTGATACATGATCTCTTGTTCGACTTTCCTCCCAAGAATGTTCTAAGGAAGGAAACTAGGAATGTTTGA
- a CDS encoding threonine--tRNA ligase, translating to MRILQLHSNFIEYKPIEKEIASAEETERKRVRFDDIVVVFVAVENEDDESVAKAALDDIKKSLANLKCNKLLLYPYAHLSSNLASPNAALSIIKFMESLAKDGIEVHRAPFGWTKSFNISVKGHPLAEHSSEISKKATKESISVALKAEEKMVSNWYILDPDGKLTPVDEYNFAKGEKLEILAKYETAKKRVVEEQPPHVKLMKKLALADYEPASDAGNMRFYPKGRIMKSLIEQYVTRKVVEYGGIEVETPIMYDAKHPSMESYFNRFPARQYNITDEGRHLFLRFAACFGQFLMAKDFQISYKNLPLKLYELTRYSFRREKSGELVGLRRLRAFTMPDCHALCKDMEQAKHEAIKRLKLSVDVINGLGLTLDDVEIAMRFTEDFYISNKDFVHELVRIIGKPVLVESWKERFFYFTLKWEFNFIDNLNKASALSTDQIDVENGERYNIFFVDEDGSKKNPIILHNSPSGAVERVIYALLERAAKVQKEGKTPTLPTWLSPTQVRILPVSNEYLQHCERILEQIESSQVRVDLDDRDETLGKRIREAETEWIPYMIVVGEKEVKGSKLSVRDRAAGNVKELTVDELVKVIKDAGKDKPFTPLNMPKLLSKRPQIMV from the coding sequence ATGCGCATATTACAGTTGCACTCTAACTTCATAGAGTACAAGCCTATTGAAAAGGAGATAGCCTCCGCGGAGGAAACAGAAAGGAAGAGGGTAAGGTTCGACGATATAGTAGTTGTCTTTGTGGCTGTTGAAAATGAGGATGATGAAAGTGTCGCCAAGGCAGCTCTAGATGATATCAAGAAATCCCTTGCTAATCTGAAATGCAACAAATTGTTGCTTTATCCATATGCGCATCTAAGCTCAAATTTAGCTTCACCAAACGCTGCATTAAGCATAATAAAATTTATGGAATCGCTTGCAAAGGATGGTATAGAAGTTCATAGGGCGCCATTCGGATGGACAAAATCATTCAACATAAGCGTGAAAGGTCACCCGTTGGCAGAGCATTCAAGTGAGATATCAAAGAAAGCTACCAAGGAAAGTATTTCTGTTGCTCTCAAGGCTGAGGAAAAGATGGTATCTAATTGGTACATACTTGATCCTGACGGAAAGCTGACTCCTGTCGATGAATACAACTTTGCGAAAGGAGAAAAATTGGAGATTCTAGCAAAGTATGAGACTGCAAAGAAGAGAGTTGTGGAGGAACAGCCTCCACATGTGAAGTTAATGAAGAAACTTGCTCTAGCAGACTATGAACCGGCATCAGATGCAGGTAACATGCGATTCTATCCAAAAGGGAGAATCATGAAATCACTTATCGAGCAATATGTTACTAGGAAAGTCGTTGAATATGGCGGTATTGAGGTTGAAACTCCCATCATGTATGATGCAAAACATCCAAGCATGGAGAGCTACTTTAACAGGTTTCCGGCAAGGCAGTACAATATAACTGACGAGGGAAGGCATCTGTTTCTACGATTTGCAGCATGCTTTGGTCAGTTTCTGATGGCGAAGGATTTTCAAATTTCCTATAAAAACCTGCCACTGAAACTGTATGAACTCACAAGGTACAGTTTCAGGAGAGAGAAGAGTGGCGAACTTGTTGGCCTTAGAAGATTAAGAGCGTTCACCATGCCAGATTGCCATGCTTTGTGCAAGGATATGGAACAGGCGAAGCATGAGGCAATAAAGAGGTTAAAGCTCTCCGTAGACGTGATCAATGGCTTGGGTTTAACACTTGACGATGTTGAGATTGCTATGCGGTTCACCGAAGATTTCTACATATCCAACAAAGACTTTGTTCATGAATTGGTAAGAATAATTGGCAAACCAGTACTGGTAGAATCATGGAAGGAACGGTTCTTCTATTTCACACTAAAATGGGAGTTCAACTTTATTGATAACTTGAACAAGGCATCCGCACTGTCAACAGATCAGATTGACGTGGAAAATGGAGAAAGGTATAACATATTTTTCGTTGACGAGGATGGCTCTAAAAAGAACCCGATAATACTACACAATTCACCCAGTGGGGCGGTTGAGCGTGTGATCTATGCATTATTGGAGAGAGCCGCTAAAGTTCAGAAGGAAGGTAAGACACCCACCTTACCAACATGGCTTTCTCCAACGCAGGTTAGGATATTGCCGGTATCAAATGAGTACTTGCAACACTGTGAAAGAATCCTTGAGCAAATAGAATCTTCACAAGTTAGGGTCGATCTTGATGATAGAGATGAAACATTGGGAAAGAGAATCAGAGAAGCGGAAACGGAATGGATACCATATATGATAGTTGTAGGAGAGAAGGAAGTAAAGGGTAGCAAGTTAAGTGTAAGGGATAGGGCTGCAGGAAATGTGAAAGAATTAACTGTAGATGAACTTGTTAAGGTGATAAAAGATGCCGGTAAGGATAAACCGTTCACGCCATTAAATATGCCCAAATTGCTGTCAAAGAGACCACAGATAATGGTATAG
- the ureC gene encoding urease subunit alpha, protein MTLKIPRRQYVDLYGPTVGDKIRLADTDLIIEVEEDLITYGDELLFGGGKSIRDGLGQASGISAKNALDLVITNAVVFDPIIGIIKADIGVKDGKVAGIGKAGNPYTMDNVSPNMIVGSTTEVIAGEHTICTPGIIDTHIHFVSPQQAIEAICAGTTTMIGGGTGPADGTKATTCTPGPWNIQKMLEAVDDIPLNFGFLGKGNDSLTEPLMEQIEAGACGLKLHEDWGSTPACIDAALRVADITDTQVAIHTDTLNECGFVEDTIEAIDGRTIHTYHTEGAGGGHAPDILRIAGEYNVLPSSTNPTRPFTQNTLAEHMDMMMVCHHLNPSIPEDVAFAESRIRGETIAAEDVLHDMGVLSMYSSDSQAMGRVGEVATRAWQTADKMKKMKGKLSEEKGNNDNIRARRYLAKLTINPAITHGIAGYVGSLERGKLADIVIWTPQFFGIKPKMVIKGGFIAYSLMGDPNASIPTPEPFYYRPMFGAMGRAIYSTCLTFTSKTAIELGIPKKLGLQKRVVPVKNCRKISKKNLLLNDKTPKIEVDPETYEVKVDGKLATVEPARTLSLSRTYNLF, encoded by the coding sequence TTGACATTGAAGATACCCAGAAGACAGTATGTTGATCTTTATGGACCAACAGTTGGAGACAAGATAAGACTTGCTGATACAGATCTGATAATTGAAGTTGAAGAGGATCTGATAACATATGGAGATGAGCTACTCTTTGGAGGAGGTAAAAGTATCAGAGATGGTCTAGGTCAGGCATCTGGTATAAGTGCTAAGAATGCCCTAGACCTTGTGATAACCAACGCAGTAGTCTTCGATCCTATAATAGGTATAATCAAAGCAGATATTGGTGTGAAGGATGGAAAGGTAGCTGGCATAGGAAAAGCAGGTAATCCCTACACGATGGACAACGTATCTCCAAATATGATAGTGGGGTCAACTACAGAAGTTATTGCAGGCGAACATACAATATGCACACCGGGGATAATTGATACCCACATACACTTCGTCTCACCTCAACAGGCAATCGAAGCCATATGCGCCGGAACCACAACTATGATTGGAGGGGGAACTGGCCCTGCAGACGGTACGAAGGCAACTACGTGCACGCCTGGGCCATGGAATATACAAAAGATGCTTGAAGCTGTTGATGATATACCATTGAATTTTGGATTTCTTGGAAAAGGCAACGATTCTTTAACAGAACCACTGATGGAACAAATCGAAGCCGGTGCATGTGGACTAAAATTGCATGAGGATTGGGGTTCAACACCTGCCTGTATAGATGCTGCGCTAAGAGTTGCTGATATAACGGATACGCAGGTTGCTATCCACACGGATACACTCAATGAGTGCGGTTTCGTCGAAGATACAATTGAAGCTATAGATGGAAGGACAATTCATACATACCATACAGAAGGTGCTGGTGGTGGCCATGCTCCAGATATACTGAGAATTGCAGGCGAGTATAATGTATTGCCATCCTCAACAAATCCTACAAGACCGTTCACACAGAATACATTAGCGGAACACATGGATATGATGATGGTCTGTCATCATCTGAACCCGTCTATTCCTGAAGATGTTGCCTTTGCAGAATCGAGGATTCGTGGTGAAACCATCGCTGCTGAGGACGTTTTGCATGACATGGGTGTGTTGAGCATGTATTCATCAGATAGTCAAGCAATGGGGAGAGTTGGAGAGGTCGCTACCAGAGCTTGGCAAACAGCAGATAAGATGAAGAAAATGAAAGGGAAACTGAGCGAAGAAAAGGGGAATAATGATAACATAAGAGCAAGGCGATATCTAGCTAAATTAACCATAAATCCAGCGATAACTCATGGTATTGCAGGCTACGTTGGCTCGCTTGAAAGGGGAAAGTTAGCTGATATAGTGATATGGACGCCACAGTTCTTCGGCATAAAGCCTAAGATGGTCATTAAAGGTGGTTTCATTGCATATTCGTTAATGGGCGATCCAAATGCATCGATACCTACGCCGGAGCCATTCTACTACAGACCAATGTTTGGAGCGATGGGAAGGGCCATTTACAGCACATGCTTAACATTTACCTCCAAAACTGCGATAGAACTAGGCATACCGAAGAAACTTGGACTGCAAAAGAGAGTAGTACCAGTGAAAAATTGCAGAAAGATAAGCAAGAAGAATCTTTTGCTAAACGATAAAACGCCTAAGATAGAGGTTGATCCCGAAACATATGAAGTGAAGGTTGATGGGAAATTAGCTACAGTAGAACCTGCTCGTACATTATCACTTTCTAGAACCTATAACTTGTTTTAG
- a CDS encoding urease accessory protein UreD: MFEIGYNIADDLPEEFSAYEKEVKQLTVGNTGKTGSLVIVLERDTQTDKTVASDLFSTIPLLVQRTLYIEESFPEMAYVYIMSPSGGILQGDRLKIDIKLKNNAQAHITTQAANKIYSMNANYATQIIDLSVDDNCYVEFIPDALIPYRSSRFYQRVNIRLHENATVVCSEIITPGRVASGECFAYDICCLKTVGTDQRGKVRFVDAMLLQPKKQNMLDIFMNSQRVFANMYLLTNRIDASILSDSIHTILDENSVDGSASVLPKHDGVIARIVANTSEEIKDVVNIILSRMRKDILGKQFTGLRKY; encoded by the coding sequence ATGTTTGAGATAGGTTATAACATTGCAGACGATCTGCCTGAGGAATTTTCCGCATATGAAAAAGAAGTGAAGCAACTTACTGTCGGAAACACTGGCAAGACCGGTTCTTTGGTGATTGTCCTGGAAAGAGATACTCAAACAGACAAGACCGTAGCTAGTGATCTTTTTAGCACAATACCGCTATTGGTGCAAAGGACACTTTACATAGAAGAGTCTTTTCCTGAGATGGCTTACGTTTACATCATGTCCCCCTCCGGTGGAATACTTCAAGGGGACAGATTGAAGATAGATATTAAGCTGAAGAATAATGCGCAAGCGCATATCACTACGCAAGCTGCAAACAAGATCTACAGCATGAATGCCAATTATGCTACTCAAATTATTGATTTGTCTGTGGATGACAACTGTTACGTTGAGTTTATCCCAGATGCATTAATTCCATATAGAAGCAGCAGGTTTTACCAGCGTGTTAATATCCGGTTACATGAAAACGCAACTGTAGTTTGCTCGGAAATAATAACGCCGGGCAGAGTTGCAAGTGGAGAATGCTTTGCGTATGATATTTGTTGCTTGAAGACTGTAGGAACAGACCAACGTGGGAAAGTAAGATTCGTAGATGCAATGTTGTTGCAGCCAAAAAAACAAAATATGCTAGATATTTTCATGAACTCTCAGCGAGTCTTTGCGAATATGTACCTTTTAACTAATAGAATTGATGCAAGTATTCTCAGTGATTCAATTCATACCATACTCGATGAAAACTCTGTTGATGGAAGTGCCTCTGTGCTTCCCAAGCATGACGGCGTAATCGCTAGAATAGTTGCAAATACATCTGAGGAGATAAAAGATGTAGTGAACATAATTCTAAGCAGAATGCGAAAGGACATCTTGGGAAAACAATTTACAGGTTTAAGAAAGTACTGA
- a CDS encoding 30S ribosomal protein S26e: MTKKRTSRGRSKGGKGRSALVQCSNCARWVPRDKAKKVTSRLSLVEPQLAKELRASGTYIASPSIVKYYCVSCAVYYGVVKVRSEQERRMGGRLR, encoded by the coding sequence ATGACAAAGAAGAGAACTAGCCGAGGTCGTTCAAAAGGAGGCAAGGGTCGTTCGGCTTTAGTTCAGTGTAGCAACTGTGCACGTTGGGTTCCTCGGGACAAGGCAAAGAAGGTCACATCACGTCTTAGTTTGGTAGAACCTCAGCTTGCCAAGGAGCTTAGAGCAAGTGGCACATACATCGCATCCCCAAGCATAGTGAAATACTATTGCGTATCATGTGCTGTTTACTATGGTGTGGTGAAGGTAAGGTCAGAGCAGGAAAGAAGAATGGGCGGCAGGCTACGTTAA
- the ureB gene encoding urease subunit beta: protein MSDIVPGEYILAKEPIIANKGRRTFKLTVKNTGDRPVQIGSHTHFFEVNKALDFDRKKAFGFRLNIPSGTAVRFEPGDSKTVELVELGGKRIVYGFHALVQGSLRSESVRKRASQKMKKKRFRGA, encoded by the coding sequence ATGAGCGATATTGTGCCAGGGGAGTACATACTTGCAAAGGAGCCAATAATTGCCAATAAGGGACGCAGGACTTTCAAATTAACTGTAAAGAATACTGGAGATAGACCAGTGCAGATAGGCTCTCATACGCACTTCTTTGAGGTAAACAAAGCGCTAGACTTTGACAGGAAGAAGGCATTTGGCTTTCGCCTTAACATACCATCAGGTACAGCAGTAAGATTCGAGCCAGGTGATAGCAAGACTGTAGAACTGGTAGAATTGGGAGGAAAGAGGATCGTGTACGGGTTTCATGCGTTGGTTCAAGGTAGCTTAAGGTCTGAAAGTGTTAGAAAAAGAGCGTCACAAAAGATGAAGAAGAAACGCTTCAGAGGTGCATGA
- a CDS encoding transposase: protein MNELGNYGIDGYLNVLESLNREIKNASERIRQIANDDENCRLLMSIPGIGYYSALLIAAEIGDINRFPESQHLCSYAGLISSTHSSGGVTYHGRITKRGSKYLRWIMIECMHVHFRTAPESNVSKFYAKIARKKGEQKAIVAATSKLLKVVYWVMKECREYHG, encoded by the coding sequence TTGAATGAGCTTGGTAATTACGGAATAGACGGCTACCTGAATGTGCTGGAATCATTGAATAGGGAAATAAAGAATGCATCAGAAAGGATAAGGCAGATTGCCAATGATGATGAAAACTGCAGGTTGTTAATGAGCATACCTGGCATAGGATACTATTCAGCATTGCTCATAGCAGCAGAGATTGGAGACATAAACAGGTTCCCCGAGTCGCAGCATCTATGCTCCTACGCTGGACTGATATCATCAACACATTCATCTGGAGGGGTGACATATCATGGGAGGATAACGAAGAGGGGAAGCAAGTACCTTAGATGGATAATGATCGAATGCATGCATGTTCATTTCAGAACTGCACCAGAAAGCAATGTTTCAAAATTCTATGCCAAGATAGCAAGGAAGAAGGGAGAGCAGAAAGCAATTGTAGCTGCTACGTCAAAGCTGCTGAAGGTAGTTTACTGGGTTATGAAGGAATGCAGGGAGTATCATGGTTAA
- a CDS encoding Lrp/AsnC ligand binding domain-containing protein: MPKALVLITVDSGTDPEVVQELKKVPNVREIYEVYGAYDIIAMIESDSHSKIKETVFNKIRQLKNVKSTLTMMIVED, translated from the coding sequence ATGCCAAAAGCTCTTGTTCTAATAACGGTTGACTCCGGTACCGATCCTGAAGTGGTTCAGGAGTTGAAGAAGGTGCCCAATGTGAGAGAAATCTACGAGGTTTACGGAGCCTATGATATCATTGCGATGATAGAAAGCGACTCTCATTCAAAAATTAAGGAAACTGTGTTCAACAAGATTAGGCAGTTGAAAAACGTGAAATCTACTCTGACTATGATGATCGTTGAGGACTAG
- a CDS encoding transposase produces the protein MVPSIYRLLSEKYHVILSNPVKTKAIASAKIKTDRIDAKILADLLRGGYIAECYVPDATVMELRELVRYRADLVRARTRVKNRIRSILLMHGIRIDTEPFTRDFVRS, from the coding sequence ATGGTACCATCTATATATAGGCTCTTGAGCGAGAAATACCATGTCATACTCTCTAATCCTGTCAAGACAAAAGCTATAGCATCTGCAAAGATAAAGACTGATAGAATAGATGCCAAGATACTCGCTGATCTCTTGCGAGGTGGATACATAGCAGAGTGCTATGTTCCTGATGCTACTGTAATGGAGCTCAGAGAACTTGTCAGGTACAGAGCAGATCTTGTAAGAGCTAGAACCAGAGTTAAGAACAGAATCCGTTCAATACTGTTGATGCATGGGATAAGGATAGATACGGAGCCATTCACTAGGGATTTTGTTAGAAGTTGA
- a CDS encoding urease subunit gamma, with amino-acid sequence MMLTPKEMDKMYIFIAAEVARRRREKGLKLNYPEAVAIIADYLIEGAREGKTVAQLMMEGRNVLKRDDVLSGVPEMIKIVQVEATFPDGTKLVTVHDPIR; translated from the coding sequence ATGATGTTGACGCCGAAGGAAATGGACAAGATGTATATCTTCATAGCTGCAGAAGTTGCAAGGCGTAGAAGAGAGAAGGGTCTAAAACTTAACTATCCTGAAGCGGTGGCAATCATTGCTGACTATTTGATAGAGGGGGCAAGAGAAGGGAAAACTGTCGCCCAACTGATGATGGAAGGAAGGAATGTTCTCAAGAGAGACGATGTGTTGTCAGGAGTTCCTGAAATGATAAAAATTGTGCAGGTGGAAGCAACATTTCCCGATGGTACCAAACTAGTTACTGTGCATGATCCGATCAGGTAG
- a CDS encoding urease accessory UreF family protein has product MNVSRESGNSSLLSIMQLSDSFFPTGMYTMSNGLEMLFYQNKVKRAEQLERLIHSYLRMQVGVTDCVALGNAIDAAKESNVKTIIETDQTLYVMKLVKATREAYVRSGIQLVNCVDSFTRNNSLNRYKKAIGDGKATGVYPVALGVVCSACEISKPDAAFVLLYSSSVSLVGAALRLGMIDHNEGQKIIHDMKPTILEVAKNVNKPLRSMWQFFPVLDIAQMMHERYENKMFLT; this is encoded by the coding sequence ATGAACGTTAGCAGAGAATCAGGAAATAGTTCGTTGTTAAGCATCATGCAGCTTTCAGATTCCTTCTTCCCTACGGGAATGTATACGATGTCTAATGGCCTGGAAATGTTATTCTATCAAAATAAGGTGAAGAGGGCGGAACAGCTTGAGAGATTAATACACTCGTATCTGAGAATGCAGGTTGGAGTCACAGACTGCGTTGCTTTGGGCAACGCGATAGATGCAGCAAAGGAGTCAAATGTAAAAACAATAATTGAAACAGATCAAACGTTGTACGTAATGAAGCTTGTGAAAGCTACACGTGAAGCCTATGTAAGATCAGGTATACAACTAGTGAACTGTGTTGATTCATTTACAAGAAATAATTCGTTAAACAGGTACAAGAAGGCTATAGGCGATGGCAAAGCGACCGGAGTTTATCCGGTTGCGCTAGGAGTTGTGTGCAGTGCCTGTGAAATCTCAAAACCTGATGCCGCATTTGTTCTTCTATATTCATCTTCAGTTTCGTTAGTAGGAGCTGCTCTTAGGCTAGGCATGATTGATCACAATGAAGGACAAAAAATAATTCACGATATGAAACCAACAATATTGGAAGTGGCTAAGAATGTTAATAAGCCTTTACGTTCAATGTGGCAATTCTTTCCAGTGCTAGACATAGCTCAAATGATGCATGAAAGATATGAGAACAAGATGTTTTTGACCTGA
- a CDS encoding CDP-alcohol phosphatidyltransferase family protein codes for MLNRIRDRIEPAMNSMGLKFAASGLSPNFWTSVGFALSIFSALVYASTDIGIVYAAFYGGIILLISGFFDIVDGSVARATKQISHKGAFLDSTFDRFAEVAIFLGILYGGLADGRIVLLALGLSLLVSYTRARAESLGIELKGVGIGERAERLIVIAVFSIASMNFSDSVQYGMIIVAIIAGITFVQRVVSVVFRVKQD; via the coding sequence TTGCTTAACCGAATAAGGGATAGAATAGAGCCAGCCATGAATAGTATGGGACTAAAGTTTGCCGCAAGCGGGCTCTCCCCCAATTTCTGGACTTCTGTTGGCTTTGCACTTTCAATCTTTTCTGCATTGGTATATGCCAGCACTGATATTGGAATAGTATACGCTGCATTTTATGGAGGCATAATATTACTAATATCAGGTTTCTTCGATATCGTCGATGGCAGTGTTGCAAGGGCAACAAAACAGATATCCCATAAGGGCGCATTTCTGGATTCCACGTTTGATAGGTTTGCGGAAGTTGCTATATTTCTGGGCATACTCTATGGAGGCCTTGCAGATGGAAGAATAGTGCTGCTAGCCTTAGGCCTCTCATTATTAGTTAGTTACACAAGGGCTAGAGCAGAATCATTGGGAATTGAGCTCAAGGGAGTAGGTATTGGAGAAAGAGCTGAACGTCTGATCGTAATAGCAGTTTTCAGTATTGCCAGCATGAATTTTTCCGATTCTGTGCAGTATGGCATGATAATTGTGGCAATAATAGCGGGTATAACTTTCGTACAAAGAGTTGTTTCCGTAGTATTTCGTGTCAAGCAAGATTAA
- a CDS encoding PfkB family carbohydrate kinase — protein sequence MKIAVVSHTTIDQIQSAEINTLTIGGPTCYSGLMIKSLSHDVNIITKVGADFEYKYMLSKNGLIIANDCVSDKPTTRFRIAIHGNKRNLFLLSRCADINAEDINVDVDACLISPVINEVGIDVMMEMSKRTDFVFLDPQGLVRKVRDDGRCYVGKGTIDLSKLNIDATKVDRDEAFALTGSHSVDALYKLHVKTAIMTVNNRTLMLHYQKLYEITSEIIDAKDSTGAGDIFAGAYTATFMKSRDAEWALCYGVAAAVTALRTNRIGIEKIPSTKNVEEYASTLQNTLKVLNV from the coding sequence ATGAAGATAGCTGTAGTTTCACACACTACCATTGACCAGATTCAATCAGCTGAGATCAACACCTTAACCATTGGTGGTCCTACATGCTATAGCGGCTTGATGATTAAATCGTTATCGCATGATGTAAATATTATAACAAAAGTGGGCGCTGATTTTGAGTATAAGTATATGTTAAGCAAGAATGGGTTGATCATTGCTAATGATTGTGTTTCCGATAAACCTACTACGAGGTTTAGAATTGCAATACACGGGAATAAGAGAAACCTCTTCCTTTTGTCAAGATGCGCCGATATAAATGCTGAAGATATTAATGTCGATGTTGATGCGTGCTTAATAAGTCCAGTAATAAATGAAGTAGGTATTGATGTTATGATGGAAATGTCTAAACGAACCGATTTCGTATTCTTGGATCCGCAGGGACTAGTAAGAAAGGTGAGAGATGATGGTAGATGTTATGTTGGTAAAGGCACGATAGATCTTTCAAAATTGAATATAGATGCAACAAAGGTTGACAGGGACGAAGCTTTTGCATTAACAGGTTCACATAGCGTAGATGCTTTGTACAAACTACACGTTAAAACAGCGATAATGACAGTCAACAACAGAACATTGATGTTACATTATCAGAAGTTATACGAAATTACTTCTGAGATTATTGACGCAAAGGACTCTACTGGTGCAGGAGATATATTTGCAGGGGCATATACAGCGACATTCATGAAAAGTCGCGATGCGGAATGGGCCCTGTGCTATGGTGTAGCTGCAGCTGTTACCGCATTAAGAACAAACAGGATTGGGATAGAGAAGATACCTTCTACTAAGAATGTGGAGGAGTACGCTTCAACACTCCAAAATACCCTTAAAGTACTGAATGTATGA
- a CDS encoding DUF4349 domain-containing protein, producing the protein MQRAKKILAGRKIFVVVAFLCVALGVGYISQYSSDVTEDFKPEKQYMNEPRKLLPATTDQGYGSGTPAIGSGTFIDALFAKERLTEQGSMQIEGIMTTPTVPNTSLTFDRLVVFTANIEVNVTSVRGTIQDLQTIAYALGGYVSDSYVNPIPAGSRTEKGVLTKQANDGSITLRIPSKNFNEALNRIASLGELLSMTTSSRDVTDDYADLQSRIRNLQSALEQHRNIMKNATKISDILEIQSRIDNIQEQIERLKAQVAQTEKQASFALVTVHLREPFIIKTLDKPDQPEKNSLEKAVADVINMATSIAQAEARGLLVLTVGLLPIYPIFAVAYLMYRRFMGKKSKEI; encoded by the coding sequence ATGCAGAGAGCTAAAAAAATCTTGGCAGGCAGGAAGATATTTGTAGTGGTTGCATTTCTCTGCGTGGCACTGGGAGTTGGGTACATATCACAGTATTCATCAGATGTAACAGAAGATTTTAAACCAGAAAAACAGTACATGAATGAACCTAGAAAGTTATTGCCGGCTACGACCGATCAGGGCTATGGTTCAGGCACACCTGCTATAGGTAGCGGCACGTTCATCGATGCCTTATTTGCAAAAGAGCGGTTAACAGAACAAGGATCCATGCAAATAGAAGGAATTATGACAACGCCTACAGTTCCGAATACATCGTTAACCTTTGACAGACTCGTTGTATTCACTGCCAATATCGAAGTTAATGTAACAAGTGTCCGTGGTACTATTCAGGATCTGCAGACTATAGCATACGCGCTTGGCGGCTATGTAAGCGATTCATATGTAAATCCAATACCAGCTGGTTCTAGAACGGAAAAGGGCGTACTTACAAAACAGGCAAATGATGGAAGCATAACGCTAAGAATCCCTTCAAAGAATTTCAACGAAGCTTTGAATAGAATAGCTTCGCTTGGAGAGCTACTTTCAATGACGACATCAAGCAGAGACGTAACTGACGATTATGCGGATCTGCAGTCAAGAATAAGGAACCTTCAGAGTGCACTTGAACAGCACAGGAACATAATGAAAAATGCTACCAAGATAAGTGACATACTTGAGATACAGTCAAGGATAGATAACATACAAGAGCAGATAGAAAGATTGAAGGCACAGGTCGCGCAGACGGAAAAACAAGCATCATTTGCATTAGTAACAGTTCATCTGAGGGAACCGTTCATCATCAAAACGCTGGATAAACCAGACCAGCCGGAGAAGAATTCCTTGGAAAAAGCTGTTGCTGATGTGATTAACATGGCTACCAGCATAGCGCAAGCAGAGGCAAGAGGATTGCTTGTACTGACTGTCGGCTTGCTTCCCATATACCCCATATTTGCAGTTGCTTACCTCATGTATAGAAGGTTCATGGGAAAGAAAAGTAAGGAAATATAG